The following DNA comes from Salvia splendens isolate huo1 chromosome 17, SspV2, whole genome shotgun sequence.
GTGGCTTTTGAATTAaagcttttttttttactattttgctGAAAATTGTTCGTGAATGATTGCTTTTGGTTGATATTTCTGTTTATTTGTGTAGGTGCAACCTGCAAGTGGCACTCCATCAGCACAACCAGTTGCAGCAGCGTCTGCAGATCCATCTACTCTTGCACCGTGAGTTCATCTTGGTCCCTCAGTTTTGGCTAAACGAGTAATTTCTTGTCTTATAGGTTCTTTTCCTGCATTTGTAGTCAACAATCAGAACCTGAATCTGCTTCTTTTCCTGCGCCTAACCCTGCTGCGTGAGTACATCTAATCCGTTCATTACATGCAGTATTAATTTTTTAGGTTGTTTTGACTGCCCTCAATTTTTCTGAGATTGCTTGTTTGTTCAATCAATCAGCTCAGTAGGCGTCTATGATCAAGCGGCATCCAATCTTGTAGCTGTAACTAACTTGGACGGTACTGTTCAGCAGATACTAGATATGGGTGGAGGAAGCTGGGACCGAGATACTGTTATCCGTGCACTACAGGCTGCATATAATAATCCAGAGCGAGCTGTTGAATACCTCTATTCTGTGAGTCTCTTCCTGAAAATCTTGGACTCCTGataaattttgatttgatcTTTAGTGGTTCCATTGACTTAAGAGTTGAAaacttattaattattaaaaagtgGAAAATAAATTCTACTTATTGGATACAGCTGATTCTTTTTACTCACACTCGTTTAATAGAATCGTTGTGATAACCCAATAATAATCCAATCTCAGGGTATTCCAGAGCAAGTAGAAGTTGCTCCTGTTGCGCAACCTCCTGCTGGTGCCCAGCCTGTGGTCACTTCAATTTATGATACACAGCCAGCTGTACCTTCCGGTGGACCAAATGCTAATCCTTTAGATCTTTTCCCACAGGTACAGATACAACTTGATTATAAATTTCtttattaaaacaataaatCGAAGGACAACTCTAATAGTTTCTCTGGGTTAGGGTCTCCCAACTATGGGCTCAAATGCAGGTGCTGGAAGCTTGGATTTTCTTCGCAATAGTCAACAGGTTTGAAACATTGTTTTCTATTAGTTGCGATGTTTTTTGGTATGGATCTCATGTAACTAATTCCTTCCCCTCTCAGTTCCAAGCCCTGCGAGCTGTCGTGCAAGCCAATCCTCAAATCTTGCAGGTACTTATTTATCTTTTTAGTTAGTATCTGCAACTTTTAGGTGTCACTGGGAATGTTTTCTTGAGATTGTTTCATTCTTTTGTCTGTAGCCTATGCTTCAAGAGCTTGGAAAGCAAAACCCTCAGCTGGTTCGGCTGATTCAGGAACATCAGGCTGACTTCCTACAGCTAATAAATGAACCTGTTGAGGAGGGGGAAGGGTGAGAAGCTGAATATTAACTATATCATATTCCACTGTCTCTTTAATTTCCCTCTGAAAATACTTTTTGACCGTCGAGTTTTGTGATGTCTGTAGGAACATATTAGGGCAACTTGCTGATGCAATGCCACAGGCTGTAACTGTTACACCAGAAGAGGGTGAAGCAATTGCACGTGTAAGTTCTTCCATCTGAAATAGCTGATTCCTGTCTTTTAACATCTCACCACTCAGTTAAGACCTTCACGTGTCTGGTTGATCTCTCATTATGATTACTGATATGTCGATCTCCGTACCTAGGTCATCTTCTATCCCTAATAGTTCAATACACGCTAACTCTAACTTAAGTTTATATATGTTGGTTTGTTGGCTTGTAGCTCGAGGCAATGGGTTTCGATCGTGCGTTGGTAGTGGATGTATTCTTTGCCTGCAACAAAAATGAGGAGCTTGCGGCCAACTACCTATTAGACCACATGCACGAGTTTGATGACTGAAATTTTGTTGATGTCTTCTTATGTACAACGTTTTTGTCTTCTTGCTAGCTCGTCGGTATTCATATATTCCCCAGACAAGATATATTTTTGGAACATTTGTCCCAATTCTCTGTTGCCTTTTACTGCCTTACCAAACATTTGGATTTCGCCATTCATTTCTAGTAACTGAAGCAATTTAATCTTCTCGCATTGAATTCAACTGCCAGATTGCTGAAAATGTGAAATCGCAAGTTATTTGTCGTCTGATTTATCTGCTGTGCTAATATAATAATAGGAATATATTGCAGTACTGTAAATGTTGTTTAGATACATCTATGAAAATTTGTAGTACAATTTTATTGCCCTTCCACTATTTTTTAATCACTTTTAACAAGTGAGATCCTAGCCAAATGTACCATTCATTTGTTTAAAATTTGGGTTGCCCAGTGTAGCAATTTTTTTGTGCAGCCGAAAATGAAATTGTAGCAAATTTTCTAAGTGGAATGGACGCAGCTTTAAATTAGTATTCGTTTCATTGTAATGCAGCTTTATATTGAATCCATAATTTGCAAATGTGAACATTAGAAAACTATAATTTGATTCCAAGTAAAACAGAGACTTCGCTGACAGTGGAGCTCTTAAGTAAAAGTCACCCTAACATC
Coding sequences within:
- the LOC121773329 gene encoding ubiquitin receptor RAD23d-like; this translates as MKIFVKTLKGSQFAIEVKPNDSVADVKKNIETVQGSAVYPAAQQMLIYQGKVLKDETTVEHNEVAEGSFVVIMLSKNKSSQSGSSASAAPSSTVQPASGTPSAQPVAAASADPSTLAPQQSEPESASFPAPNPAASVGVYDQAASNLVAVTNLDGTVQQILDMGGGSWDRDTVIRALQAAYNNPERAVEYLYSGIPEQVEVAPVAQPPAGAQPVVTSIYDTQPAVPSGGPNANPLDLFPQGLPTMGSNAGAGSLDFLRNSQQFQALRAVVQANPQILQPMLQELGKQNPQLVRLIQEHQADFLQLINEPVEEGEGNILGQLADAMPQAVTVTPEEGEAIARLEAMGFDRALVVDVFFACNKNEELAANYLLDHMHEFDD